One part of the Phragmites australis chromosome 3, lpPhrAust1.1, whole genome shotgun sequence genome encodes these proteins:
- the LOC133911263 gene encoding transcription factor RAX3-like, giving the protein MGRAPCCDKASVKKGPWSPEEDAKLKSYIEQNGTGGNWIALPQKIGLKRCGKSCRLRWLNYLRPNIKHGGFSEEEDRIILRLYISIGSRWSIIAAQLPGRTDNDIKNYWNTRLKKKLFGKQSRKDQRPQQQFMRQATASDGMKQEASTDANGSDGMATATYSWQHQAMAVPVQPIPGPMMQGSRIGEEVDGSIRKLLYKLGASPFATLPAQLCVAPPMYEGSPSFMAPSCPVDTTSLNEGGVQCSSVLAALELDQSFHINQVKLDGLGCFFGTGDQSMRWSEVSPLVCPKNTVASRSQEMQQYCLVDEPPNLGMK; this is encoded by the exons ATGGGGAGAGCTCCGTGCTGCGACAAGGCTAGCGTGAAGAAGGGCCCGTGGTCGCCAGAGGAGGACGCCAAGCTCAAGTCCTACATCGAGCAGAACGGCACCGGCGGCAACTGGATAGCCCTGCCGCAGAAGATAG GTCTGAAGAGGTGCGGCAAGAGCTGCCGCCTCCGGTGGCTGAACTACCTCCGGCCAAACATCAAGCACGGCGGGttctcggaggaggaggacaggaTAATACTTCGCCTCTACATCAGCATAGGCAGCAG GTGGTCGATAATAGCGGCGCAACTGCCGGGAAGGACGGATAATGACATAAAGAACTACTGGAACACAAGGctcaagaagaagctcttcgGCAAGCAGTCCCGCAAGGATCAGAGGCCGCAACAGCAGTTCATGCGTCAGGCGACCGCAAGCGATGGGATGAAGCAAGAGGCGAGCACAGATGCAAACGGAAGCGATGGCATGGCGACCGCCACTTATAGTTGGCAGCACCAAGCCATGGCCGTGCCGGTGCAACCAATTCCAGGTCCGATGATGCAAGGCAGCCGCATAGGGGAAGAGGTTGATGGATCAATCCGGAAGCTACTGTACAAGCTAGGGGCAAGTCCTTTCGCAACCCTCCCGGCTCAACTGTGCGTTGCTCCACCAATGTACGAGGGAAGTCCAAGCTTCATGGCGCCATCGTGCCCAGTGGACACCACCTCGCTTAACGAAGGCGGGGTGCAGTGTTCAAGCGTGCTCGCTGCCCTGGAGCTGGACCAGAGCTTCCATATCAATCAGGTTAAGCTGGATGGCCTAGGTTGCTTCTTTGGCACTGGTGATCAGAGCATGAGGTGGAGTGAGGTGAGTCCATTGGTTTGCCCTAAAAATACTGTGGCTTCCAGGTCCCAAGAGATGCAGCAGTACTGTCTTGTTGACGAACCGCCGAACCTTGGGATGAAATAG